A window of the Acidithiobacillus thiooxidans ATCC 19377 genome harbors these coding sequences:
- a CDS encoding BrnT family toxin → MNLDWDEEKRRSTLAHRELDFADCVEVFADVTFEFPDKRKDYGEARTVCIGFLKNRMVAVVYTQRGDTRRIISMRKCNEREIKIYLERLAG, encoded by the coding sequence ATGAATCTGGATTGGGATGAAGAAAAAAGGCGGTCTACCCTCGCTCATCGGGAACTGGACTTTGCAGATTGCGTAGAAGTGTTTGCCGATGTCACCTTTGAGTTTCCTGATAAGCGCAAGGACTATGGTGAAGCGCGTACCGTTTGCATCGGATTCCTTAAAAATCGCATGGTTGCAGTGGTGTACACGCAACGTGGGGATACCCGGCGGATTATTTCAATGAGGAAATGTAATGAGCGTGAAATCAAAATCTACCTCGAACGTCTGGCTGGATGA
- the prfA gene encoding peptide chain release factor 1, whose product MSLSPRLQGQLEQLAFRFEELSQMLTSPELVNDTQRFQSLSRELGEISPILDLLRRHEQRQRDHDEAEKMLLEERDPDLREMAHDELASANKDLEELEESLRLRLLPKDPNDERNVFVEVRAGTGGEEAALFAGDLVRMYTRYAESQGFTVLLLSASESERGGYKEAVLEISGRGAYSRLKFESGGHRVQRVPETEAQGRIHTSACTVAVLPEVDTVSEININPADLRIDTFRASGAGGQHINKTDSAIRITHIPSGLVVACQEDRSQHKNRAKAMALLQARLLETEQEKQQSSAAQTRRLLIGSGDRSERIRTYNFPQGRLTDHRINLTLYRLEAILAGDLDAVIEPLIKEYQADLLQNLGDD is encoded by the coding sequence ATGAGCCTCAGTCCGCGTTTGCAGGGCCAGCTGGAACAATTGGCCTTTCGCTTTGAAGAGCTGAGCCAGATGTTGACCAGCCCTGAGTTGGTCAATGATACCCAGCGCTTTCAGAGCCTTTCCAGGGAGTTGGGTGAAATCAGTCCCATACTGGATTTGTTACGCCGTCACGAACAGCGCCAACGCGATCATGACGAGGCGGAAAAAATGCTGCTTGAAGAGCGCGATCCCGATTTGCGGGAAATGGCCCATGACGAGCTGGCGAGCGCCAATAAAGATCTGGAGGAACTGGAAGAGTCCTTGCGCTTGCGCTTGTTGCCCAAAGACCCCAATGATGAGCGCAACGTTTTCGTGGAAGTACGTGCGGGGACCGGGGGAGAAGAAGCCGCTCTGTTTGCCGGCGACCTGGTGCGCATGTATACCCGTTATGCCGAGAGTCAGGGTTTTACAGTGCTGTTGTTGTCCGCATCGGAGTCGGAGCGGGGCGGCTACAAGGAGGCCGTGCTGGAAATCAGCGGGCGCGGTGCTTATTCCCGACTCAAGTTTGAATCGGGCGGCCATCGGGTTCAGCGCGTCCCGGAAACTGAAGCCCAGGGGCGTATCCATACCTCCGCCTGTACGGTGGCGGTATTGCCGGAGGTGGATACGGTCAGCGAGATCAATATCAATCCTGCGGATCTGCGAATTGATACCTTTCGAGCCAGTGGCGCCGGTGGTCAGCACATCAACAAGACCGATTCGGCTATCCGGATTACCCATATTCCTTCGGGTCTGGTGGTAGCCTGTCAGGAAGATCGCTCACAGCACAAAAACCGCGCCAAGGCGATGGCCTTGTTACAGGCCCGACTGCTGGAAACAGAGCAGGAAAAACAGCAGAGCAGTGCTGCACAAACCCGGCGGCTTTTGATTGGTTCCGGTGATCGCTCCGAACGCATTCGTACTTATAATTTTCCGCAAGGACGCCTGACGGATCATCGGATCAATCTGACCTTGTACCGGCTGGAAGCTATTCTGGCGGGAGATCTGGATGCCGTGATTGAGCCGCTGATCAAGGAATATCAGGCCGATTTGCTGCAAAATCTGGGTGATGATTAG
- a CDS encoding toxin-antitoxin system TumE family protein yields the protein MGYDNERGKGDHVHFSDEETAYAFISVDQLIEDFIAEVERWKREH from the coding sequence ATTGGTTATGATAATGAGCGTGGCAAAGGCGACCATGTTCACTTTTCCGATGAGGAAACGGCTTACGCATTTATCAGTGTGGATCAATTGATTGAGGATTTTATTGCAGAGGTGGAACGATGGAAGCGCGAACACTGA
- a CDS encoding type I restriction enzyme endonuclease domain-containing protein, whose amino-acid sequence MATNDSAVQAMGGEALKMIAKEVADTVRQNTRIDWSIREQARAHLRRMVKRVLRKHGYPPDMQEGAVNMVIEQAEGLVA is encoded by the coding sequence CTGGCGACCAATGATTCTGCCGTACAGGCCATGGGCGGCGAAGCCCTGAAAATGATTGCCAAGGAAGTAGCCGATACCGTGCGCCAGAACACCCGCATCGACTGGTCCATCCGTGAACAGGCACGGGCGCATCTACGGCGCATGGTGAAACGGGTTTTACGGAAACATGGTTATCCGCCCGATATGCAGGAAGGGGCGGTGAATATGGTTATTGAACAGGCTGAGGGGTTGGTGGCATAA
- the hemA gene encoding glutamyl-tRNA reductase, with amino-acid sequence MQSCARSATIQPLHRRSAGTVAAIFCFGLSHHTAPIAVREKVAFSPESLAAAYRDLLDQGLVKEALIVSTCNRTEIYVHGGHGSNRQALQNWLCAFHQIDPRSLDGHIYYSSDAEAVRHLFRVACGLDSMIIGEPQILGQVKDAYQAAADSGAAGPVLNRLLHWTFRVAKRVRSETAIGSAPVSVAYAAVSLAKQLLGGLEGRSVLLIGAGDTIELVATHLREHGVSTFAVANRSSERGEQLAAKFAGNAHTLEMIPSLLHDADVVVSCTASTQPIVSREAVSAVMAQRERGDLMLVDLAVPRDIAPEVESIEQCYLYTLDDLNDIAQAGMRARREAAAAAELIIADEVGQFQQWRESLDVVPAIRRLRDHVEERRQEEVRRFQHYLDQGQDPHAVLDAFSKALINKVLHDPIATLRQPCQEATNESLVAALDILFHLSDAEG; translated from the coding sequence TTGCAATCCTGTGCGCGGTCAGCGACAATTCAGCCCCTCCATCGTCGCTCTGCAGGGACGGTCGCTGCTATTTTCTGCTTTGGTCTAAGTCATCATACTGCCCCGATTGCGGTTCGGGAAAAGGTCGCCTTTTCTCCGGAATCGCTGGCTGCGGCTTACCGCGATCTGCTTGATCAGGGACTCGTCAAGGAAGCTCTGATTGTATCTACCTGCAACCGCACCGAAATTTACGTGCATGGCGGTCATGGGTCGAATCGTCAGGCCTTGCAGAACTGGCTCTGTGCGTTTCATCAGATTGATCCCCGTTCTCTGGATGGACACATTTATTACTCCAGCGACGCAGAGGCTGTCCGCCATCTGTTTCGGGTAGCCTGCGGTCTCGATTCCATGATTATTGGTGAACCCCAGATTTTGGGACAGGTGAAAGATGCCTATCAGGCAGCTGCCGACAGTGGTGCAGCCGGTCCAGTCTTGAATCGCCTGCTGCACTGGACGTTTCGGGTTGCCAAACGGGTGCGTTCGGAAACCGCCATTGGCTCTGCCCCGGTGAGCGTGGCCTATGCAGCGGTCAGTCTTGCCAAACAGTTGCTCGGGGGTCTGGAAGGTCGCTCGGTATTACTGATCGGGGCTGGAGATACCATAGAACTGGTGGCTACCCATTTGCGGGAGCACGGCGTAAGCACTTTTGCTGTGGCCAATCGCAGCTCCGAACGTGGTGAGCAACTGGCCGCAAAGTTTGCGGGGAATGCCCATACCCTGGAAATGATCCCCAGTCTTCTGCATGACGCTGATGTGGTGGTGAGCTGCACGGCCAGCACCCAGCCCATTGTCAGCCGTGAGGCGGTGTCTGCCGTCATGGCGCAGCGCGAACGTGGTGATCTGATGCTGGTGGATCTGGCCGTACCCCGGGATATTGCCCCCGAAGTGGAAAGCATTGAGCAGTGTTATTTGTACACGCTGGACGATCTGAATGATATTGCCCAGGCAGGAATGCGGGCGCGACGTGAAGCCGCTGCAGCTGCCGAGTTGATCATTGCCGATGAAGTGGGCCAATTTCAGCAGTGGCGCGAAAGTCTGGATGTGGTGCCGGCTATCCGCCGCCTGCGCGATCACGTGGAAGAACGGCGTCAGGAGGAAGTGCGGCGTTTTCAGCATTATCTGGATCAGGGCCAGGATCCGCACGCGGTTCTGGATGCTTTTTCCAAGGCGCTGATCAATAAAGTGCTGCATGATCCCATTGCGACCTTGCGCCAGCCCTGCCAGGAAGCCACCAATGAGAGTCTGGTCGCGGCTTTGGACATTCTTTTTCATCTCAGTGATGCTGAAGGATGA
- a CDS encoding ribose-phosphate pyrophosphokinase: MAHGNLMVFSGNANPVLAAQVARFLQIPLGRAEVSSFSDGEVFVEILENVRGRDVFVLQPTCAPTNDHLMELLTMIDALKRASANRITAAMPYFGYARQDRKSRSRTAITAKLVADLITSAGANRVLTMDLHADQIQGFFDVPVDNIYASPILLGDIWRKSYPELIVVSPDVGGVVRARAIAKRLEVDLAIIDKRRPRPNESVVMNIIGDVEGRTCVLVDDMVDTANTLCEAAHALKAQGAVKVCAYCTHPVLSGPAMERIARSELDELVVTDTIPLSKEAQESPKIRVLSVAELMAETIRRIAEEDSVSSLFMD, encoded by the coding sequence ATGGCCCACGGCAATCTTATGGTGTTCAGTGGAAACGCCAATCCTGTTCTTGCTGCGCAAGTAGCCCGTTTTCTGCAAATCCCCCTTGGTCGCGCCGAGGTCAGTTCTTTCAGTGACGGCGAAGTGTTTGTCGAAATCCTCGAAAACGTCCGGGGGCGCGATGTATTCGTCCTTCAGCCCACCTGCGCACCTACCAATGATCATCTCATGGAATTACTCACCATGATTGACGCCCTGAAACGCGCTTCGGCCAACCGGATTACTGCTGCCATGCCTTATTTCGGTTATGCACGCCAGGACCGGAAATCCCGCTCGCGCACGGCTATTACGGCCAAGCTGGTGGCGGACCTCATCACCAGCGCCGGGGCCAATCGGGTTTTAACCATGGATCTGCATGCAGATCAAATTCAAGGGTTTTTTGATGTTCCTGTGGATAATATTTACGCCTCCCCCATTTTACTGGGTGACATCTGGCGGAAAAGCTACCCGGAACTCATTGTCGTTTCTCCTGACGTAGGGGGTGTAGTTCGTGCCCGCGCTATTGCCAAACGGCTGGAAGTGGATCTGGCCATCATCGATAAACGCCGTCCCCGCCCCAATGAGTCCGTGGTCATGAACATTATTGGTGACGTCGAAGGACGCACCTGCGTATTGGTAGATGATATGGTAGATACCGCCAATACCCTTTGTGAGGCTGCTCATGCCCTCAAAGCCCAAGGGGCAGTCAAGGTCTGCGCCTATTGTACTCACCCGGTTCTCTCCGGACCGGCCATGGAACGGATAGCGCGCTCTGAACTGGATGAACTGGTGGTTACGGATACCATTCCGCTCAGTAAAGAAGCGCAGGAGAGCCCGAAAATTCGCGTACTGTCGGTCGCCGAACTCATGGCGGAAACCATTCGTCGCATTGCTGAAGAAGACTCTGTCAGCTCATTATTCATGGACTGA
- a CDS encoding tetratricopeptide repeat protein, protein MRSKLSGMVAGILLSLIAGNAVADTKPAGMTGEQLYYLLVAEFATLQQEPKLAIPAWAEAAKLAPEANVLERATQATARFGDFDDALTLARKWRELAPNSAKADQFEAALLLTKGQEQQAINLLQATLARFPDDPKITLQLSELLIAHGQSGEAKRLLTALASKNPNSASAYYTLGRIDLIENHPDHAITWLEKALSLRPDWQEAAIQLAEALQTTQGPTVALHSIQSFTAHHPDATKAHQYLAALYLKMGGTTQAYRIYQGMARQHPDNPEIALSLGIMDIERHNWPAAQSNLQRARDLAPQSPAPIYYLGRLYEAQGHWAESLQWYQRIHSGPLYAEVELHSARVEYQLGDHKKALTRLQTLATAHPKEAQIPLLQADLLQGSGHLQQALQILQQALERLPENAELWYAQGAVQEQLHDFPAMEKSMHQVIQLAPDNAQAYNFLGYSLVERNQNLSEASTLLHQAIELEPENPEILDSIGWLHHRQGDNQKALEYLQKAHQALPDDPELSMHLGRILWALGKHQEARNVWQQALDKNPNDTPLRQELTRQP, encoded by the coding sequence ATGAGAAGCAAGCTGAGCGGCATGGTGGCAGGAATACTGCTCAGCCTTATCGCTGGGAATGCTGTGGCCGATACCAAGCCTGCCGGGATGACTGGAGAACAGTTGTATTACCTCCTGGTTGCCGAATTTGCGACCTTGCAGCAGGAGCCGAAGCTCGCCATACCGGCATGGGCGGAAGCAGCCAAACTGGCACCCGAGGCAAATGTTCTGGAGCGCGCCACCCAGGCTACCGCCCGCTTCGGGGATTTTGATGACGCCCTGACCCTGGCCAGAAAATGGCGGGAACTGGCACCTAACAGCGCCAAGGCCGACCAGTTTGAGGCAGCACTGCTGCTGACCAAAGGTCAAGAACAGCAAGCCATCAACCTGCTCCAGGCAACTCTGGCGCGTTTTCCGGATGATCCCAAAATCACCCTGCAACTCTCGGAATTACTGATTGCCCACGGCCAAAGTGGCGAAGCGAAGCGACTATTAACTGCTTTGGCCAGCAAAAATCCAAACTCTGCCAGTGCTTATTACACCTTGGGTCGGATTGATCTGATCGAGAACCATCCCGATCATGCTATCACCTGGCTGGAAAAAGCGCTCAGCCTGCGACCTGACTGGCAGGAAGCTGCCATTCAACTGGCCGAGGCCCTGCAAACCACCCAAGGGCCGACCGTGGCCCTGCACAGTATTCAGTCTTTTACAGCGCATCATCCAGACGCGACAAAAGCCCACCAGTACTTGGCCGCGCTTTATCTGAAAATGGGGGGCACGACCCAGGCCTACCGGATTTATCAGGGAATGGCGCGGCAACACCCGGATAATCCTGAAATCGCCTTGTCCTTAGGGATCATGGACATTGAACGCCACAACTGGCCTGCAGCCCAAAGTAATCTGCAGCGCGCCCGTGATCTCGCGCCCCAATCCCCCGCACCCATTTACTATTTGGGCCGATTGTATGAAGCCCAGGGTCACTGGGCGGAGTCTCTGCAATGGTACCAGCGCATTCACTCCGGTCCCCTGTATGCAGAAGTGGAGCTGCACAGTGCACGCGTTGAGTATCAGCTGGGTGACCATAAAAAAGCCCTGACCCGTCTGCAAACTCTGGCAACCGCTCACCCCAAAGAGGCGCAGATTCCCCTGCTCCAGGCCGATTTGTTACAAGGCAGCGGCCACCTGCAGCAGGCCCTGCAAATACTTCAGCAAGCTCTCGAACGTCTTCCGGAAAATGCGGAGCTCTGGTATGCCCAAGGTGCCGTCCAGGAACAACTCCATGATTTTCCAGCCATGGAGAAATCCATGCATCAGGTCATTCAGCTCGCCCCTGATAATGCCCAGGCCTATAATTTTCTGGGCTACAGCCTTGTGGAAAGAAATCAGAACCTCTCCGAAGCCAGCACGCTATTACACCAAGCGATTGAACTAGAACCCGAAAACCCGGAGATTCTGGACAGTATCGGCTGGCTCCATCATCGTCAGGGCGACAACCAGAAAGCCCTGGAATACTTGCAAAAAGCCCACCAGGCCCTTCCTGATGATCCCGAACTCAGCATGCATCTGGGACGTATCCTCTGGGCTCTCGGCAAACATCAGGAAGCCCGTAACGTCTGGCAACAGGCGCTGGACAAAAATCCCAACGACACTCCTCTCCGCCAGGAACTGACCCGCCAGCCATGA
- a CDS encoding YbjQ family protein, which translates to MENNILILTINDCPGMRVVRVLGPVYGTGVRSRNIVGNLLGGIRAVFGGKQSGYLKMIAQTRDDALEQLAEHARSLGANAVLGMRFDSGEFDAGQGQAMNEVTAYGTAVVVEAL; encoded by the coding sequence ATGGAAAATAATATCCTGATACTCACCATCAACGACTGCCCCGGTATGCGGGTGGTTCGGGTCCTTGGGCCGGTCTATGGTACGGGTGTCCGGTCCCGCAATATCGTCGGCAATCTTCTGGGCGGTATCCGTGCCGTTTTTGGCGGAAAACAGTCTGGCTACTTAAAAATGATTGCTCAGACCCGTGATGATGCTCTGGAACAACTGGCGGAACATGCCCGCTCCCTTGGGGCCAACGCGGTATTGGGGATGCGCTTTGATTCCGGTGAGTTTGATGCAGGACAGGGGCAGGCCATGAATGAGGTCACGGCCTATGGGACGGCGGTGGTGGTGGAAGCACTATAA
- a CDS encoding BrnA antitoxin family protein — protein sequence MKSKSTSNVWLDEDDAEELTGKELDHPEGRWLQDGQPIETRKGQAAFRARLRKKQVNMLIDPDILDYFRQKAGQRGYQTLINRTLRESMERESLLDAVRKVVREELHHTD from the coding sequence GTGAAATCAAAATCTACCTCGAACGTCTGGCTGGATGAAGACGACGCAGAGGAATTAACCGGTAAAGAACTGGATCACCCGGAAGGCCGCTGGCTGCAAGACGGTCAGCCCATAGAAACCAGAAAAGGCCAAGCTGCCTTTCGTGCCCGCTTACGAAAAAAGCAGGTTAATATGCTGATTGATCCGGACATTCTCGACTACTTTCGCCAAAAAGCGGGGCAACGTGGGTATCAGACGCTGATCAACCGCACCTTGCGGGAATCCATGGAGCGGGAATCCTTGCTGGATGCCGTGCGCAAAGTGGTTCGGGAAGAATTGCACCATACGGACTAA
- a CDS encoding DUF4926 domain-containing protein: protein MISELDTVILVKDRLHEGLVKGDVGTVVFIHEGGKAFEVEFTTLAGDPLGVLTLAEDEIRPISARDVPHVRVV, encoded by the coding sequence ATGATCAGCGAACTGGATACCGTCATTCTGGTGAAGGATCGACTCCATGAAGGTCTGGTGAAAGGTGATGTAGGGACCGTGGTATTCATCCACGAAGGCGGAAAAGCCTTTGAGGTTGAGTTTACCACTTTGGCCGGTGATCCATTGGGGGTACTGACCTTGGCAGAAGATGAAATTCGGCCTATTTCCGCAAGGGATGTGCCGCATGTGAGGGTGGTGTGA
- the ispE gene encoding 4-(cytidine 5'-diphospho)-2-C-methyl-D-erythritol kinase — protein sequence MSISYPAPAKLNLMLRVVGQRPDGYHELQTVFQFIDFADQLQFSSRPAGQFSRSGGAATVAEADDLSIRAARLLMENAGIQEGVHIHIDKVLPLGGGIGGGSSDAASTLIVLNRLWRTGFTRQELMALGTQLGADVPVFIFGQSAWAEGIGEQLSALAEVPESHYVLVHPGIAVSTREIFTAPELTRQHPPSTIGAFLGGVMENTLQSTVCARYPEVESATQWLKSHGLRNVRLTGSGACVFGVAEDASSARIIAGQVPLPWRSWAVKGCNRHPLFDPAEQ from the coding sequence ATGAGCATTTCCTACCCTGCCCCGGCAAAACTGAACCTGATGCTCCGGGTCGTCGGACAACGGCCCGACGGCTACCATGAACTACAGACCGTTTTTCAATTTATTGATTTTGCCGATCAGCTACAATTCAGTTCGCGACCCGCCGGCCAATTCTCCCGAAGTGGCGGAGCCGCAACCGTCGCTGAGGCAGATGATCTCAGCATCCGTGCAGCCCGCCTGCTGATGGAAAACGCTGGCATCCAGGAAGGGGTCCATATTCACATCGACAAGGTTCTGCCGCTGGGCGGCGGGATTGGCGGTGGCTCTTCGGATGCCGCCAGCACCCTGATCGTTCTCAACCGACTCTGGCGAACCGGTTTTACCCGCCAGGAGCTGATGGCCCTCGGCACCCAACTGGGTGCGGATGTTCCCGTGTTCATTTTTGGACAGAGCGCCTGGGCAGAAGGAATCGGTGAACAGCTATCCGCTCTGGCTGAAGTCCCAGAATCTCATTATGTACTCGTACATCCCGGCATTGCTGTCAGTACCCGGGAAATTTTTACCGCTCCAGAATTGACACGACAGCACCCGCCCAGCACAATAGGCGCGTTTCTCGGCGGGGTCATGGAAAACACCCTGCAAAGCACAGTATGTGCACGCTACCCGGAGGTCGAATCCGCTACCCAATGGCTGAAAAGTCATGGTTTGCGCAATGTTCGTTTAACGGGGAGCGGTGCCTGTGTTTTCGGGGTTGCAGAAGATGCAAGTAGCGCCCGGATCATCGCTGGACAAGTACCTTTGCCATGGCGATCCTGGGCAGTCAAAGGATGTAATCGGCATCCTCTATTTGATCCTGCCGAGCAATGA
- a CDS encoding Lpp/OprI family alanine-zipper lipoprotein — MSKFTTALKVTALILPLGLAGCATSSDLAKVSAKADAAQSTANEALAKANAAQSTATDALSKANAAQSTADQAMSTANSANQKAEEANEKVERMFKKAMMK; from the coding sequence ATGAGCAAGTTTACCACAGCTTTGAAAGTAACTGCGCTGATTTTGCCCTTGGGCCTGGCCGGTTGCGCTACCAGTTCTGACCTCGCTAAGGTTTCTGCCAAGGCTGATGCCGCGCAGTCCACCGCCAACGAGGCTCTTGCCAAGGCTAATGCCGCACAGAGCACTGCAACTGACGCTTTGAGCAAGGCTAATGCCGCACAGAGCACGGCTGATCAGGCCATGAGCACTGCCAATTCTGCCAACCAGAAGGCTGAAGAAGCCAATGAGAAGGTAGAGCGCATGTTCAAAAAGGCGATGATGAAGTAA
- the lolB gene encoding lipoprotein insertase outer membrane protein LolB, with protein sequence MTPSFRKIFLFMRLNRALQLGAGAILALTLSACATMTPVHPNTSRVLPTVERNQVISSLKYWRASGEAVLSTPKQNENFGFRWKQSPQLQELSIYDPLGRTVARITVEASGAHLETITGEHRQARNLSTLLSMVLHVELPAAELPDWMLGLRGNTSTISNNASGLPNILRSGPWQVHYLQYTPVGGLTMPKLLQANGPDGIALRMAITQWQMGQAE encoded by the coding sequence ATGACTCCTTCTTTTCGCAAAATTTTTCTTTTTATGAGGCTGAACCGGGCACTGCAACTCGGTGCCGGGGCCATTCTCGCGTTGACACTCTCGGCCTGCGCGACGATGACTCCCGTGCATCCCAACACATCCCGCGTTCTCCCCACAGTGGAACGTAATCAGGTAATTTCCAGCTTGAAATACTGGCGTGCCAGTGGCGAAGCCGTCCTCAGCACACCCAAACAGAATGAAAACTTTGGCTTTCGCTGGAAACAGTCGCCCCAGCTGCAGGAACTTTCCATTTATGACCCTCTGGGCAGAACCGTGGCACGCATCACGGTAGAGGCTTCCGGGGCTCATCTGGAAACCATCACCGGAGAACATCGGCAAGCTCGCAATCTGTCCACGCTACTGAGCATGGTCCTGCATGTCGAACTGCCGGCTGCGGAGCTGCCGGACTGGATGCTCGGCTTGCGCGGTAACACCAGCACCATCAGCAACAACGCTTCAGGATTGCCGAACATTCTCCGCAGTGGCCCCTGGCAGGTCCACTATTTGCAATATACCCCCGTCGGCGGACTGACCATGCCCAAATTATTGCAGGCAAATGGTCCGGATGGCATTGCCCTGCGGATGGCCATTACTCAGTGGCAAATGGGTCAAGCAGAATAA
- a CDS encoding type II toxin-antitoxin system PemK/MazF family toxin: MGSCEVWDVVRLPFPYTNRPVHQYRPALVLAINNGTGSLRLLWVLMVTSAENRGWPGDVEIADLAGVGLPVASVVRTAKIATVEMDMAERIGRLAMPDRRRVIDAVRDRLSVAGICNY, encoded by the coding sequence ATGGGCAGTTGTGAAGTTTGGGATGTCGTAAGGCTACCGTTCCCCTATACCAACCGACCTGTTCATCAGTACCGCCCCGCTCTGGTCCTTGCTATCAACAACGGTACAGGGTCTCTACGTCTGCTGTGGGTACTCATGGTCACCAGCGCGGAAAACAGGGGGTGGCCCGGAGATGTTGAGATTGCCGATCTCGCAGGTGTCGGCCTGCCGGTGGCATCGGTGGTGCGCACAGCAAAAATCGCCACTGTAGAGATGGACATGGCGGAACGCATAGGCCGTCTGGCCATGCCGGATCGCCGGCGTGTCATTGATGCAGTCCGGGACCGCCTTTCCGTGGCGGGGATTTGTAATTACTAA
- a CDS encoding type II toxin-antitoxin system PrlF family antitoxin, giving the protein MITSKLTSKAQTTIPQPVRIALHLREGDAIAYRIEDGRVILSKATQEAEEDPFVLFSEWDSEADRRAYGQL; this is encoded by the coding sequence ATGATTACCAGCAAATTGACCAGCAAAGCCCAAACCACCATTCCGCAGCCGGTGCGGATTGCATTGCATCTTCGTGAGGGGGATGCGATCGCCTACCGCATTGAGGATGGCCGGGTCATTCTGAGTAAAGCGACTCAAGAAGCTGAGGAAGACCCCTTCGTGCTATTTTCCGAATGGGACAGCGAAGCAGATCGACGGGCCTATGGGCAGTTGTGA